AACCAGGGTTGCTCTGGACCATGCTGGTGATGGCCGTCCTCACGACGATTACCGCCATCCAGCGCATTGTCCATATCTGGCGGATTACCCGCCCCCCAAAGGCCGACCCGGCAATTGCCACAGAGACGGTCAAGAGTAGGAACACCCAGCCCCAGCAGCAAACCAGCGAACAGCACAGAAAATCATGGCGAGCCATGGCAAAAAGACTGAAAACAGAGCAGCCCCTCGAAAGTTAAGATTGAATAATGGAGCCAGTTTCTTTGGATTGATTGGAGTGGTGGGTAGAGCAACATCCCGCACATCGGCCAGAAAGCCCAAAGCCAGGCGCTCGGCAGGATAGCGCTATGTATGGCATCTCTGGCAGGCGCGAACCCCTTCAAGGGCAAAGCGGGTTAACGGAAGCAACGTAATACCGGCGACGCTTCGCTGGAACAGATCAGAAAGCGCCTATTGGAATCCCTTGGGTGGATGCGGGGAGACAAGATGAGATGGAGTGACAGACGAAGAATTAGAGCGCTCCTTCTCTCTCAGCAGCATCGAATTTTCCTCTGCTCGCTGTCCCCTGAACAGCCTGGGACCAATCACTTGCAGGCAACTCTGCTTTCAGCCAGCACGTCTTGCTGCGGTTACATCTCCCGGCCAGCATCGCTCCTGCACATAGAGCCGCTCTATGCTTCCTCCTGCGCCAGTGAGGCCGTCTTGAACGCGCCAGACAGCGGGAATCGTATACCTACAAGCAACACCAGAACAGGATGATCTTCATGGAATCAGAACACACGCAAGTTTCACCTTCTCACGCAGAACCGGGCGCTTCCGATACCCAGGACGCCGCATATACAACACCCGGCCAGAACGGCCAGCCCGAACAAGAACTCCCAAACACCGAGGGTTCTCAAAACGAGGCGACCAGCGCCGGTCGGCACCGCAGGCGGCGGCCTCCGCGTGGGGGCGCTCGCAGAAGCCGCTCCGCCGCAGGAGAGCAAAGTAACGAAGAAGGCGACCACTCAGAGGCTTCCGCTGAAACCGAGGGCCTGAGCGAAACGCCCCCGACGAGTACCGAGCCAGCCAGGGAAACGCAAATCAGCGCCGAAACCGCTGAAGCCAGCGGGGCTGTGGAGTCAACCGCCCCGGCAGGTGATCTCTGGCAGCCCGAAGCCGAGACCTCCACCTCGCCAGCGAGCGCCGAGACGACCTGGGGCTTTCAGCGTTGGCGCGAGCAACCGCCTACCGATTGGAACCCTTTTCTCCCTCACACCTCGGAGGCGCAGTCGGCATTCACCCTTCCCATCGAGTCGGGCGACGTAACCGGGGGCTACGACACGACTGCCCTCAGCGGCGCTGCAATTGAAACACCGCCGGAAGTTAGGGGAGAGATCAGAGCATCCGCGCCAACCCAGGATGTCACGCCAGAAGCCTCAGCAGCGCCTGGTGCGCCTGAGCAGACAGACGAAACATCTCAAGAAACCGTGAGAGCGCCGCTCTCTGGTGTCGAGGTCCGTCCGCCACGCCGCTATCGTTTTGATCGCCCCAGCTCAACCACCCGCGAGACGCCTCGGCCCACAGCACAGCAAGGGATACAGGCGAGCGAGGCCCATGCCGCACCCACACGCGGCGCGGCTCCTGCTACCGGGAAAGGGCGCAGAGCGCCTTCCTCTGCTGGCAAGGAGACGGCCATAGAGGCTCCAGCAGACCACGCGCTGGAGGCAACCATCGAACGCGAGATGACGGAAACGCCAGAGATTGAGGCCGATGTCGTTGCCGGAGAGGATCTGGCGCGCGCCACTCAGGCGGCGCTGGAGGAAGAGGTGGCTGAAGCACTGGAAAGCTTCACAGCTGCCCCCGAACAAGCTCCAGGGCCGCGATCAGGGCGACGACGACGACGACGCCCCACCTCGCCAGCAGCCAATGCGCCCGCAGCCACTTCCGACGCAACAGAAAAGGCCCAGCCGCCCGCGCCGCTGTCGGCTCCTGCGCAATCCCAGGCGCCCCAACCTTATGTCGCGCCTGCGCCCCAGCCGTATCAAGTCGCCAATGGCTTACAGCAACTCAATCAGCCCCAGAGTCCCTTTGCCGGACCAGAGCCTTCTTCGGCGCGTGGTTTTGGGCCGGTGCCACGCGGCGTTGCCATGCCAGCGGAGCGCGGTGTGCGTATGCCTCGCCCTGAACGCACAGTAGAAACGGGGAACATTTCGGCAAATCAGCTAGCTCTGATTTTCACCCAGGCCATCCAACAGCAAACAGATCGCCTGCTCATGGAATTGCGGCGCAGCCAGGGTACACCAAGTATGACGGTGAACTTCCCCCCGATGCCCTCTAATGAACGCATCGGGGTCTTCGTGGATGTCGCCAATCTGCTCTATTCTGCCCGCAACATGCGCCTCGCCATTGATTTTGGACGGCTGCTTGATTTCTTGCGCGGCAATCGCCGCCTCGTGCGCGCCCATGCGTATTGTCCTACCAGCCCCGATCCGCGCGCCGAGCAGATGTTCCTCGATGCCGTCAAAGGGCTGGGCTATCGCATCACCACGAAAAACTACAAGACGTTTTCCAGCGGGGCTAAAAAGGCCGACCTGGACCTGGACCTCTGCATGGATATTGTACGCCTCGTTGATTCAGGAGCCGTCGATTGCATTTCGCTGGTGAGCGGCGACAGCGATTTCTTGCCACTGCTGGAATATTGCTCCGATCATGGCGTGCGTGTCGAGGTGGCTGCCTTCGATGAGGCGACAGCCTCCATTCTGCGCCAGAGCTGTGATCTCTTTATCAACCTCTCAATGGTAGAGGAGATTCGCGCCTAGCACCTGGAGCGCCCCACCATTTAGCAACAACGAGTCCAACAGCCGAGAGAAGGAACAGCAGTTCCCCTCTCTCGGCTGTTCTCTGCATGGACGTGATGCCGACAGCAGTTTCAACACCGCTTTGCAGGTACGACTCGGGCGCTTCATTCAAGCATGCAGCAAAAACATAGGACTTTCAGTATAGCCCATCCGTCAGGCGCGCGCCACTAAAATACCTCTCTTCCCGCACAGCGCCGTATCTACAATGATGGCTGGTCAATAACCCGCTGTGATACCATCAGAAACAACGATTACCTAACAGAAGACGCCTGCTCCGGCAAAGAACAGTGTATGCTAACAGGGCCACCTTTCCAAACCGTAACGATTGCCCAATACGCGCTCTATGATGGAGCACTGAGTCCCTTGCTCATGCGTCTGGCGGAGCGCCTGCGCTTTGAGCGCCTTTTCGTTGCTCTGCTGACCTTCGCTGAGAGCGGCGACCGAACGCTTCAAGGCGCAGTTGGCCTGAATGTTTCGCAAGAGGCGCTCGCGCACTTGGCGATCTCGCTTTCCGCCGAGACTGAACCGTTGGCCCGCGTTGCGCTGACCGGCACAACGCTTGTTTCTGAAGAGGATTTGCACAGCAATTACGATCACCAGGCATTGCAGGAACTGGTAGGGGAGTATGGCTGGGTGGCGGCGCCGATTCCCTATCTCCCTGACCTTCCCATCCAGGTTATTGATGGCTTGCCGCCACCCAAACCTGCTTTCGCATCCGATCTGAACCAGGAGAAGAACGCCAATATCGCTCTGCCAGCGCGCGGAGTGCTGGTGGCCGCGCGCTCGTCTTCGCTCAGCCCACAGGATATGGCGCTGCTCGAAATGGTAGCGGGGCAAATAGGCGCTGCGCTGCTCGGTCTGGAGGCAGGCCAGGCCGCGCGCATGGACGAATTAGAAGAAGGGCGCATCCGCCAGCAGCTTTTTGAATCGGAAAAGTTAGCCGCCACTGGCCGTCTAACCGCTTCTATCGCTCACGAGATCAATAACCCGCTGGAAGCTATTAAAAACGCGCTGTATCTGCTGGTAGCCCGCTCACAGCCAGAAGACCCCCAGCGAGAATTCCTGGAACTGGCCCAACACGAAACTGAGCGCGTCTCGCGCATCATCCGACAGATGCTTGGCGTAGCCCGACCATCCGCCAGCATGGCGCTCACCGATGTCAATCGGGTGGCCCAAGAGACGCTCGCCCTCATAGAGCCGCAATTGCAGCGGCGACAAATTATCACCAGCCTGGAGTTAGACACGACACTCCCGCCGATTATGGCTTCCGCCGATCAGCTTAAGCAAGTCTTTCTGAACCTCTTCTTGAACGCGCGCGACGCCATGCCACACGGCGGCGGTCTGCTCATCCAGACCCGTATTGCCAGGCTGTACGATAACATCATGCTGGCCGATAAATATCTGGTGGTGCGGGTGCGCGACGATGGCGAAGGCATCCCCGAAGAGATTCGCGCACGCGTGTTTGAGCCATTTTTCTCAACCAAAGGCGCGCGACGCGGCTCCGGCCTGGGTCTCTGGGTATGCCAGGAGATTATCCGCAGCCACGGCGGCCAGATTTATATCAACAGCAAAGTGGGCAAAGGCGCCACCTTTCTGGTTGGCTTGCCGCTGCCATCTGAAAGCCAAATAGAGCATCCAGGCCAATCAGAAAAACAAAAAGCCTGTTCTATCTGGAGTACGGAGGAATCGCATGAGTCGTAGCATCCCACCGCTGCCATTAGAGGCAGAGGATCAAGCCCACACCCTCGCCAATGCCCTGACACCACCTATCGGTCAGGGGCGCATCCTGGTGGTTGATGATGAGCCGGGTGTCCTGACCACCATTCAGGCGATCTTGAAAATGGAGGGCTACGACGTTCGAGGCGCTGCCAGCGGCCATGATGCCCTCAACATCTTGCGCGAACAGGCGTTTGATCTCATCCTGACCGACCTGCGCCTGGGCAGCGATGACGGCCTGGAAATGCTGGCTGAGCTACGCAAGCTGGCCCCGGATACCGTGGCGATTGTCCTCACCGGCTACGCCTCACTTGAATCGGCTATCGAGGCGATGCGCCAGGGAGCCTACGACTATCTGGTGAAGC
This genomic interval from Ktedonobacterales bacterium contains the following:
- a CDS encoding NYN domain-containing protein yields the protein MESEHTQVSPSHAEPGASDTQDAAYTTPGQNGQPEQELPNTEGSQNEATSAGRHRRRRPPRGGARRSRSAAGEQSNEEGDHSEASAETEGLSETPPTSTEPARETQISAETAEASGAVESTAPAGDLWQPEAETSTSPASAETTWGFQRWREQPPTDWNPFLPHTSEAQSAFTLPIESGDVTGGYDTTALSGAAIETPPEVRGEIRASAPTQDVTPEASAAPGAPEQTDETSQETVRAPLSGVEVRPPRRYRFDRPSSTTRETPRPTAQQGIQASEAHAAPTRGAAPATGKGRRAPSSAGKETAIEAPADHALEATIEREMTETPEIEADVVAGEDLARATQAALEEEVAEALESFTAAPEQAPGPRSGRRRRRRPTSPAANAPAATSDATEKAQPPAPLSAPAQSQAPQPYVAPAPQPYQVANGLQQLNQPQSPFAGPEPSSARGFGPVPRGVAMPAERGVRMPRPERTVETGNISANQLALIFTQAIQQQTDRLLMELRRSQGTPSMTVNFPPMPSNERIGVFVDVANLLYSARNMRLAIDFGRLLDFLRGNRRLVRAHAYCPTSPDPRAEQMFLDAVKGLGYRITTKNYKTFSSGAKKADLDLDLCMDIVRLVDSGAVDCISLVSGDSDFLPLLEYCSDHGVRVEVAAFDEATASILRQSCDLFINLSMVEEIRA
- a CDS encoding ATP-binding protein, with protein sequence MLTGPPFQTVTIAQYALYDGALSPLLMRLAERLRFERLFVALLTFAESGDRTLQGAVGLNVSQEALAHLAISLSAETEPLARVALTGTTLVSEEDLHSNYDHQALQELVGEYGWVAAPIPYLPDLPIQVIDGLPPPKPAFASDLNQEKNANIALPARGVLVAARSSSLSPQDMALLEMVAGQIGAALLGLEAGQAARMDELEEGRIRQQLFESEKLAATGRLTASIAHEINNPLEAIKNALYLLVARSQPEDPQREFLELAQHETERVSRIIRQMLGVARPSASMALTDVNRVAQETLALIEPQLQRRQIITSLELDTTLPPIMASADQLKQVFLNLFLNARDAMPHGGGLLIQTRIARLYDNIMLADKYLVVRVRDDGEGIPEEIRARVFEPFFSTKGARRGSGLGLWVCQEIIRSHGGQIYINSKVGKGATFLVGLPLPSESQIEHPGQSEKQKACSIWSTEESHES